A region of Diospyros lotus cultivar Yz01 chromosome 3, ASM1463336v1, whole genome shotgun sequence DNA encodes the following proteins:
- the LOC127797884 gene encoding enolase, which yields MVTIKAVKARQIFDSRGNPTVEVDCTLSDGTLARAAVPSGASTGIYEALELRDGGSDYLGKGVLKAVGNVNSIIAPALIGKDPTEQAKIDNFMVQELDGTVNEWGWCKQKLGANAILAVSLAVCKAGAMVKKIPLYKHIANLAGNKTLVLPVPAFNVINGGSHAGNKLAMQEFMILPVGASSFKEAMKMGVEVYHHLKAVIKKKYGQDATNVGDEGGFAPNIQENKEGLELLKTAIAKAGYTGKVVIGMDVAASEFYDINDKTYDLNFKEENNDGSQKISGDSLKNVYKSFVSEYPIVSIEDPFDQDDWEHYAKLTCEIGEQVQIVGDDLLVTNPKRVEKAIKEKACNALLLKVNQIGSVTESIEAVKMSKRAGWGVMASHRSGETEDTFIADLSVGLATGQIKTGAPCRSERLAKYNQLLRIEEELGGAAVYAGAKFRAPVEPY from the exons ATGGTGACCATCAAGGCCGTTAAAGCTCGACAGATCTTCGACAGCCGTGGAAATCCGACCGTTGAA GTTGATTGCACTCTTTCCGACGGAACTTTGGCTAGGGCGGCTGTTCCCAGTGGTGCTTCAACAG GTATCTATGAAGCTTTGGAGTTGAGAGATGGAGGCTCGGACTATCTCGGAAAGGGTGTCCTTAAG GCTGTAGGGAATGTGAATTCCATCATTGCACCTGCCTTGATTGGCAAG GACCCTACAGAACAGGCCAAAATTGACAACTTTATGGTACAAGAACTAGATGGGACAGTTAATGAATGGGGCTGGTGCAAGCAAAAG CTTGGTGCAAATGCTATATTGGCAGTCTCGCTTGCTGTATGTAAAGCAGGAGCCATGGTGAAGAAGATTCCCCTTTACAAG CACATTGCTAATCTGGCTGGTAACAAGACCTTGGTGCTTCCTGTACCTGCCTTCAATGTCATCAATGGGGGTTCGCATGCTGGAAACAAACTGGCAATGCAGGAATTTATGATTCTTCCTGTTGGGGCTTCCTCTTTCAAAGAAGCCATGAAGATGGGCGTGGAAGTTTATCATCACCTGAAG GCTGTGATTAAGAAGAAATATGGTCAAGATGCCACCAACGTTGGTGACGAAGGTGGATTTGCCCCTAATATTCAG gaAAACAAAGAGGGCCTTGAACTGCTGAAGACAGCTATAGCAAAAGCAGGATATACTGGAAAA GTTGTGATTGGAATGGATGTCGCCGCTTCTGAATTCTATGATATCAATGATAAGACTTATGATTTGAACTTCAAGGAAGAG AACAATGATGGATCACAGAAGATATCTGGAGACAGTTTGAAGAACGTCTACAAGTCATTTGTGTCTGAATATCCTATTGTATCTATAGAGGACCCATTTGATCAGGATGACTGGGAACACTATGCAAAGTTGACCTGTGAAATTGGTGAGCAAGTGCAAATTGTTGGTGATGACCTACTCGTGACAAACCCCAAG cGTGTAGAGAAAGCAATCAAGGAGAAGGCCTGCAATGCTCTCCTTCTTAAG GTGAATCAAATTGGTTCAGTTACTGAAAGCATTGAAGCTGTGAAAATGTCTAAGCGTGCTGGTTGGGGTGTTATGGCAAGCCACCGAAG TGGTGAGACTGAGGATACTTTTATCGCAGACCTTTCAGTTGGTTTGGCTACG GGCCAGATCAAGACTGGAGCTCCTTGCAGATCAGAGCGCCTTGCTAAATACAATCAG